The nucleotide sequence AAATGCTGGTGGTTATGCTGTAGAGCAATCAGAAGAATATAAAAAGAAACAAGCAGAATTAATTAATCAGAAAATTGAAAAAGCTGATGTTGTTATTACTACTGCTCAGTTAAGAGGTAGACCTGCTCCAACACTGATTTCGGAAGAAGCAGTGAAAAGCATGAAACCTGGTTCAGTAATCGTTGATATCGCATCTTCTACAGGTGGTAACTGTGCCTTAACAGAAGACGCTAAGGTGGTGAAGAAACACGATGTATTTATCGTTGGTAACTCAAACCTAGCAGCAGATATCAGTGAGCAAGCTTCAGTACTATTCAGTAAGAACGTTCAGAATTACTTTAAATTAATGTTGACAAAAGAAGGTTTCAACTTTGATTTTAGTGATGAGATTATTCTTCAAAGCTGTATAGTATACAAAGGTGAAGTGATTTATGGTAATGAGGCAAAGCAACAAGCTTTAGTTCCTGCCCCTCAAGTTGAAGAAACGGCAGAAGCTTAATCATTACTACTGAACAAACAAAAAACACAAACAATGGAACAATTAATTCAATTTTTAGATGATAATACTCTAGCAATGTTATCATTGTTAGTACTTGCTTCATTCTTAGGAATGGAGATTATTGGAAAAGTACCTACCGTTTTGCATACTCCTCTTATGTCGGGTGCAAACGCAATTTCAGGTGTAGTTGTTATCGGTGCAATTATTCTAATTCGTAAGGCATCAGCGGATGATTACCTAACTCTTTCATTAGGTTTTATCGGTATTGCATTAGCTATGATCAACGTAGTTGGTGGTTTTGCTGTAACGAACAGAATGCTTGACATGTTCAAGAAAAAAGACCGTAAAGCTTAAGTTAAACTCTAAAATCTGAAATTAAAAAACAATGGAGTATTCTAATATCATCGACTTATTATACTTAGTAAGTATAGTCGTTTTCATTATAGGATTAAAAGGTCTGTCTCACCCGGAATCAGCTCGTAAAGGTAACTTAGTCGCTGCTTTAGGTATGGGTATGGCTATCGTAATATCTTTATTTGCCCCTCAAGCTTCAGGAGATAATAACTATCTGTGGATTTTAGGAGCAATGTTAGTAGGTGGTGGTATCGGTATGGTATCAGCAAAGAAAGTAGCCATGACAAAAATGCCAGAGATGGTATCTTTATTCAATGGTTTAGGTGGTGCTTGTGCCATGTTAATTGGTATTGCTGAATTCAACAACTTACCTGCTGGTACTGAAATGATGAGTGGTGCTGTTTTAACAAACATCTTTGCGATGTTTGTAGGTGCTGTTTCGTTAACAGGTTCATTAGTAGCTTATGGTAAATTGAATGGTTCTTTAAGAGATAACTTCTCGTTACCTGCTCCTCAATTAATCAACATTGCTTCTTTAATTGGTGTATTCGTTTTGGCTGGTATGATCATGACTCAACCAGAATTGAACATGCCTTTAGTATATGCTTTATTAGGGTTATCATTATTCTATGGTATTGCTTTCGTAACGCCAATTGGTGGAGGAGATATGCCAGTAGTTATTTCATTACTAAATTCAGTAACTGGTATTGGAGCAACTGGTGCGGGTCTTATCTACAGTAACAATATTATGATCATTGGTGGTATCCTTGTAGGTGCATCAGGTATTATTCTTACTGTGATGATGTGTGAAGCTATGAACCGTTCATTAGTTAACGTATTAGTAGGTAACTTAGGTGCATCAGGTGGTGGATCTGGATCATCTCGTGAAGAGATTGTAAAAGAAGTAAATGTATCGGATTTAGCGATCCAATTAAAATATGCAGACAGAGTATGTATCGTTCCTGGTTACGGTTTAGCTGTAGCTCAAGCACAACATATTTGTCATGAAATTGAATCAGTATTAGAAGAGGAAGGTGTTGAAGTAAGATATGCAATTCACCCAGTAGCAGGTCGTATGCCAGGTCATATGAACGTATTATTGGCAGAGTCGGATGTATCTTATGACAAGTTATTAGAACTTGAGCCTGCAAACGATGCATTCCCTTCAACTGATGTTGTTTTAGTAATTGGTGCAAATGACGTTGTTAACCCATCTGCAAAAGATGATACTTCGTCTCCAATCTACGGTATGCCGATCTTAGACGTTGAGACTGCTAAAAATGTAGTAGTATTTAAGCGTGGTATGAGTACAGGTTATGCTGGTGTTCAGAACCCATTATTCTTTGGGGATAGAACAAAAATGTTATTCGGTGATGCTAAAGCTTCATTGAATAAATTAAAAGATGAAATTGCAAATGCTTAACCAAGCAGATGAAATAAATTAAGTGTGAAGCCCTGTACCTAATACGTACAGGGCTTTCTTTTTATATTAATTTTGTGATTGATCCATTTCAACTTGTGTTTCTACTTGAGCGATAAAGTCTAATAGATTCTCCCCTTTCTCTAAATTCAGTTTCTTTCTTAATCTATATCTAGACGTTTCAACGCCTCTAACAGATAAGTTAAGTGCATTGGCGATGTCTTTTGTTGACATATTCATCTTGATGTAAGCACAAATCTTAAGTTCTTGTGTACTTAATTGTGGATAGTTTTCTTTAAAATATTCAAAGAAATCTGAGTGTATCAGGTTGAAGTGATCTTTGAATCTAGCCCAATCTTTTTCATCATCAATTTCTTTCGATATTCTAACAGCAAGATGGTGTAATTCTTTAGATGTACGAACATCTTCTGCAGAAGTGGATACTTTAATCAAGTCTGTTTTTATAGAAGTAAGCAATGCATTTCTTTGTGATAAATGAAAAGCAGAGAGTGCTAGTTCTTTATTTTTAAAGTCAATTTCTTGGTGGTGCTTTTCATCCAAAAGCTTTTTAATGGTACCATCTTGATCTTCAATTTGCTGTTCTTTTTGACCTAGTATACTTAACCATTTTTTACTATATCTCTTTTTAGAAATTCTTGTGATTAAGAATACAAATCCAGCAGTAAGTATAAGATAAATAAGATAGGCAAAACTAGTTCTGTACCAAGGTGCCAAAATGGTAAATTTGACTTTCTGCATTTTACTCACCTCACCATAAATATTTTTTGAAGTTACCTGAAAAGTATATTCTCCCTCTTTTAAGTTGGTATAGGATATATTAGGCTGTGTATTCCAAGGTTTAGGCAGTTTATCAAAACCTTCTAGAAAAGTTTGGTATGAATTGTATTCCAGTCCATCAAAGAAAGGTGTAGCATAGGAAAAACTAATATCGTTATTGGCATAGTTGATTTTAATATCAGCTCCTTCATTGAGTTCGTTTTTGTAATCAATACCATTACTACTACTAAATTGAGTAATACTCAAAGGTATATTATTATGAACTACTTGTTTAAAGCGCGGATTGTAACGGATAAAACCTTCTTTGGCAGTAATAAGTACATTGGAAGGGTCAATAACAATAATGCTTTCAAGGTCATCTGAAATGTATTTATTGATCCTCTCGAATAGTTGACGCTCTACGTAAGGACTGTTGGATTTTGGAGAATAAACTGCTCCTACTTTATTATTTTGAATGAAGTAAAGGTTTCCTTCTTCATCGTTTGTAAGACTAGAAACTCTTTCCGTTCCTAATAGCTTTGTATATAACTCATGGATGATAAACCTATCACTCTTTTGATCGTAGGTATATACACCATTTTCACCACAGAAAATCAGTTCATTATTTACGGTAAAGAGGTTAATCAAAACATTGGAGTAAAAACCTTTTTCTTTACCATAAAAATCAGCTTTTGTGATCTGATTTGTCGAATAATCAATCTTTAGACGAAAAACACCCTTGAAGCCATGACTCATCCAAATGGTATTGTAGTTATCTACTTTTATTAATCGGCAAGACTCATTAAAACCTTTTAGTTTTTGTGTATTCCATTGGCCATTTTTAAATCGATGAATTAACAACCCGTCATAAGCTCCTTGTAAATAGGCATCTTTTTCTGGAATATATATGGCATTCCATGCTCCCTTATTGGAAGTGACAATATCATTTTTAGTGTCTTTTAGTGCGTATAAACCTTCATGTTGACCTTGGAATAAATAGCCATTACTTACTGTTAAATTATAGGTGTGTCCTATATTTATTTTATTATAATTTGGTTCAAGAAAAGGGCCTTTAGGATCATATTTAAATACTCCATTTGATGTGCCTAGGTAGAGTGTATTTTGAAAAAATGAAGCAGCATATCCACCACCATCGATACCAATTTGCTCATTGATTAATGAAAAAGGAGAATGAATCTCAATATATGATAGACCATTACGGTGTGCTAACCATAGGTTTTCTGTTTGATCTTGGAAAATTTGGTATACTGACATATCAGAGAGCCCATTTTTCTTATTGATATGCAGCTGAACTTTACCTTCTTCGTCTAAGATGTATACCCCATCATTTTGGGTTGCAATCGCTAGAGAATTATCCTTTAACAATAAAGCAGAGTTTATTTTAGCATCTTTAAAAGTATCCCAAGTGTCTGTTGCCCAAGGTTCAAAACCATCACCAGAATTCATTAATAGTTTACCATCATGAGATAATGCTAACAACAAGCCATTGGGAAAATTGATAATGGACCGAACCATATGACCTTTAAGTAATTTTGTGCCTTTATATTGGGGTAAGATTCTTTTATTATTCCAATTTAGTAACCCAATTTCAGGGCTACTGGAAATAAAATCTCCATTGATATAAAAGGTGTAAAAAATATTTTGAGGAGGGGTGATACTCGTAATCTTTGAGCCATCAAACCTAAAGACTTTTCGGTGTGAACAAAAGATGATTTCATTATCATTACGTCCAGAATATATGTTCCATATTTCGTCAAACTCTTCTTTACTATCAATTAGTGGAAGTAGTGATACATACTTCAGTTCATGTTTTGTGTTTCTTTCGAAGTACCCAAATTCATGCTGTCCTCCGACATATATTCTTTTATTAATAGCTAGTACAGACTTTAAATTGTTATTCCCTTTATTCATGGTAAAGGTATTCCAGTTCACTCCATTAAATTCTAAGAGGCCAAAGTTGTTAGCGATATAAATAAAACCATCTTCGTTTTGTGAGATGCCCCAGTTCTGAGAACCAGCACCATACTCAGATGCAGAATATCTATTAACTATAGGAATACCGTAATGCTCATTGGATGAAAATGCAGTGAGAAAATTAAATAATAATAGAAGTAAAATGTATAACCTAGTGATCATAATGTAACTGTTTTCGTCGTCAAGAATAGCCTTAAAAAGTATTATTGGTCTTTGTTTAATTAGTGTAAGATGTACGTTAGCAATATCAATATTTTATTTTAGAATGTCTTACGCCAAGTGTGAATCAAGGTACTTCAAAACTACGTCAACCTTCGAAAAACACTACTTCTTCCTTGTTTTTGTGTGTTTTTGATACACTTAAAGCTGTATACTCGAATTGTGAACATGAAAGAAGTGAGTTGATTGAGATTAAAGTATTGGTCTCAGTTTATCTTAAAAGACACTAACATTATTAAGTCGAGTACTATGAAAAATAAGAATATCATGTATCCTATTATGGTTGCTTCTATTGTAGCGATAGGAGGTTTCCTTTTAGGGTTTGATGGGGTAGTAAATTCAGGGGCTATTCCTTTTTATAAACACACCTTTGATATAGCAGAAACTCCTTTATTAATAGGTATCTCTAGTAGTATGATTATCCTCGGTGGTTTTTTAGGAAACTTGATGGCGGGATTTATTAGTGATAAATACGGGAGAAAGAAAAGCCTTTTACTAACCTCATTATTGTTTAGTGTTGGAGCATTAGGAACTGCTTTAGCTACCGATATCTATTTCTTTATATTGTGCAAATTTATAGCAGGTTTAGGAGTTGGTGTAGCCATTTTGGTAGCTCCAATGTATATATCAGAAATAGCTCCTCCTAAACAGAGAGGATGGTTGGTCACCTTTAATCAATTGAATATTGTCTTAGGTTTATCTATCGCTTACTTCTCTAACTATTATATATTACAAATGATAGAAGATCCTGATCTGAATTGGAGATGGATGTTAGGTGTAGGAGCTATTCCTGCTTTGGTATATATGTTATTGTTATTAATAATACCTGAAAGTCCAAGGTGGCTCATTCAGCAATCAAGTCATGATGAAGCAAAGGCGGTATTGTCTAAGATTGGAGGAGAAGATTATGCACAAAAAGAATTCGAACAAATAAAAGCAGCTTTAGACAAATCAGGGAAGAAACAATTAGATAGTAAAGCATTAAGAAAAGAACTTTTTAGTAAAAAGCTCAGGTTAGTAATGATGATTGGTGTTGGACTGGCAGTTTTTCAACAAGTATCAGGTATTAATGCAATTCTATATTATGCTCCTATGATTTTTGAAATGACAGGTGAGGGGCAGGATGCAGCATTTATGCAGTCTATTATTATTGGTTTAGTATTCGTAGTAATGACTGTATTATCAATGTTTTTGATAGATAGATTAGGTAGAAGACCATTATTAATTATTGGTTCTACGATAATGAGTTTTTCTTTGTTTATGACAAGTTATTACTTCTCTGAAGCTACTTACAGCTTAGATGCGAGGAATATTGATAACATAAAGTCAGGTTTATCTCATCAAATTGTAATGGAAAAAGCGAAAGTTGAAGATCCTTCTTTTGAAGGTTTTGATCATTATCAATGGATAGAAGGAGAATTAGTCCTTACGAAAGATGGAAAAACGGTAAAGAAATTAAGTACAAACATTGATCAAACATTGGGAGAATTGACGCAAGTGGAAATTCTAACAGCTGCAATGAATACTTTAAAGGGGCAAGAGTTTAGTTCCGAAATTGCTTTTTTCGATGAAATAAAGGTGAATATGAAAACTCTTTTCTTTAATGAAACAATCAATGAAATGAGTAATTCTGCATCTTCTCCATTCTTTAGTCAGGCAAGAAAAGACATATTGAAAGGAAAGGATTATAAGGAAGCATTTAATTCAGCAATCAATAAGGTATTCTCAAGAGATTATCAATCGCCTATTTTAAATGCAAGTATTCATATTAATGCTTTATGGGTATTACTTGGGATTTTAGGGTTTATCTCT is from Flammeovirga agarivorans and encodes:
- a CDS encoding NAD(P) transhydrogenase subunit alpha — translated: MEQLIQFLDDNTLAMLSLLVLASFLGMEIIGKVPTVLHTPLMSGANAISGVVVIGAIILIRKASADDYLTLSLGFIGIALAMINVVGGFAVTNRMLDMFKKKDRKA
- a CDS encoding NAD(P)(+) transhydrogenase (Re/Si-specific) subunit beta codes for the protein MEYSNIIDLLYLVSIVVFIIGLKGLSHPESARKGNLVAALGMGMAIVISLFAPQASGDNNYLWILGAMLVGGGIGMVSAKKVAMTKMPEMVSLFNGLGGACAMLIGIAEFNNLPAGTEMMSGAVLTNIFAMFVGAVSLTGSLVAYGKLNGSLRDNFSLPAPQLINIASLIGVFVLAGMIMTQPELNMPLVYALLGLSLFYGIAFVTPIGGGDMPVVISLLNSVTGIGATGAGLIYSNNIMIIGGILVGASGIILTVMMCEAMNRSLVNVLVGNLGASGGGSGSSREEIVKEVNVSDLAIQLKYADRVCIVPGYGLAVAQAQHICHEIESVLEEEGVEVRYAIHPVAGRMPGHMNVLLAESDVSYDKLLELEPANDAFPSTDVVLVIGANDVVNPSAKDDTSSPIYGMPILDVETAKNVVVFKRGMSTGYAGVQNPLFFGDRTKMLFGDAKASLNKLKDEIANA
- a CDS encoding LuxR C-terminal-related transcriptional regulator; translated protein: MITRLYILLLLLFNFLTAFSSNEHYGIPIVNRYSASEYGAGSQNWGISQNEDGFIYIANNFGLLEFNGVNWNTFTMNKGNNNLKSVLAINKRIYVGGQHEFGYFERNTKHELKYVSLLPLIDSKEEFDEIWNIYSGRNDNEIIFCSHRKVFRFDGSKITSITPPQNIFYTFYINGDFISSSPEIGLLNWNNKRILPQYKGTKLLKGHMVRSIINFPNGLLLALSHDGKLLMNSGDGFEPWATDTWDTFKDAKINSALLLKDNSLAIATQNDGVYILDEEGKVQLHINKKNGLSDMSVYQIFQDQTENLWLAHRNGLSYIEIHSPFSLINEQIGIDGGGYAASFFQNTLYLGTSNGVFKYDPKGPFLEPNYNKINIGHTYNLTVSNGYLFQGQHEGLYALKDTKNDIVTSNKGAWNAIYIPEKDAYLQGAYDGLLIHRFKNGQWNTQKLKGFNESCRLIKVDNYNTIWMSHGFKGVFRLKIDYSTNQITKADFYGKEKGFYSNVLINLFTVNNELIFCGENGVYTYDQKSDRFIIHELYTKLLGTERVSSLTNDEEGNLYFIQNNKVGAVYSPKSNSPYVERQLFERINKYISDDLESIIVIDPSNVLITAKEGFIRYNPRFKQVVHNNIPLSITQFSSSNGIDYKNELNEGADIKINYANNDISFSYATPFFDGLEYNSYQTFLEGFDKLPKPWNTQPNISYTNLKEGEYTFQVTSKNIYGEVSKMQKVKFTILAPWYRTSFAYLIYLILTAGFVFLITRISKKRYSKKWLSILGQKEQQIEDQDGTIKKLLDEKHHQEIDFKNKELALSAFHLSQRNALLTSIKTDLIKVSTSAEDVRTSKELHHLAVRISKEIDDEKDWARFKDHFNLIHSDFFEYFKENYPQLSTQELKICAYIKMNMSTKDIANALNLSVRGVETSRYRLRKKLNLEKGENLLDFIAQVETQVEMDQSQN
- a CDS encoding sugar porter family MFS transporter: MKNKNIMYPIMVASIVAIGGFLLGFDGVVNSGAIPFYKHTFDIAETPLLIGISSSMIILGGFLGNLMAGFISDKYGRKKSLLLTSLLFSVGALGTALATDIYFFILCKFIAGLGVGVAILVAPMYISEIAPPKQRGWLVTFNQLNIVLGLSIAYFSNYYILQMIEDPDLNWRWMLGVGAIPALVYMLLLLIIPESPRWLIQQSSHDEAKAVLSKIGGEDYAQKEFEQIKAALDKSGKKQLDSKALRKELFSKKLRLVMMIGVGLAVFQQVSGINAILYYAPMIFEMTGEGQDAAFMQSIIIGLVFVVMTVLSMFLIDRLGRRPLLIIGSTIMSFSLFMTSYYFSEATYSLDARNIDNIKSGLSHQIVMEKAKVEDPSFEGFDHYQWIEGELVLTKDGKTVKKLSTNIDQTLGELTQVEILTAAMNTLKGQEFSSEIAFFDEIKVNMKTLFFNETINEMSNSASSPFFSQARKDILKGKDYKEAFNSAINKVFSRDYQSPILNASIHINALWVLLGILGFISGFSISVGPVMWAMLPEILPNKLRGIGISIIGGVNSATSFLVATMFPLELELLGASTTFMIFGFGMIACLLFSSLIVKETKGKSLEEIEKELIGEQISSSSDEVEGITPMAH